A stretch of the Comamonas testosteroni TK102 genome encodes the following:
- a CDS encoding adenine phosphoribosyltransferase, with amino-acid sequence MQTSTSVNDYLRDHIRTVPDWPAPGVQFRDITPLLQDPKVFRVMTDAFVHRYMDPKLRPDVVAGLDARGFILGAVIAHELNIGFVPIRKKGKLPFTTVEETYELEYGSATVELHTDAVKSGDRVLLIDDLIATGGTMMAGKKLLEKLGATVVEGAAIVDLPELGGSKHLKDSGLPLFTLVDFAGH; translated from the coding sequence ATGCAAACCTCCACCAGCGTCAACGACTATCTGCGCGACCATATCCGCACCGTGCCGGACTGGCCTGCACCGGGCGTGCAGTTCCGCGACATCACGCCCCTGCTGCAGGACCCCAAGGTCTTTCGCGTCATGACCGACGCCTTTGTGCACCGTTACATGGATCCCAAGCTTCGTCCCGATGTGGTCGCAGGCCTGGATGCCCGCGGATTCATTCTGGGTGCCGTGATCGCACACGAGCTCAATATCGGCTTTGTACCCATCCGCAAAAAAGGCAAGCTGCCCTTCACCACGGTCGAAGAAACCTATGAGCTCGAATACGGTAGCGCCACCGTGGAACTGCATACGGATGCCGTCAAATCGGGAGACCGTGTGCTGCTGATTGACGATCTGATCGCCACCGGCGGCACCATGATGGCCGGCAAGAAGCTGCTGGAAAAGCTGGGGGCGACGGTGGTGGAAGGCGCGGCGATCGTGGACCTGCCGGAACTGGGCGGCTCCAAGCATCTCAAGGACAGCGGCCTGCCGCTGTTCACGCTGGTGGACTTCGCCGGACACTGA
- a CDS encoding AzlD domain-containing protein encodes MMSSFWVIVACIGLALITLVTRAFFMIPERELPLPNWLKRGLKYAPLAALAAVIAPEIVMSNGQLIGSLADARLPALAASVVYFFYKRSILGTIALGMAIYLPLHIGMGW; translated from the coding sequence ATGATGAGCAGTTTCTGGGTCATCGTCGCCTGTATCGGGCTGGCCCTCATCACGCTGGTCACGCGTGCCTTCTTCATGATTCCCGAGCGTGAGCTGCCGCTACCCAACTGGCTCAAGCGCGGGCTCAAATACGCCCCGTTGGCGGCCTTGGCCGCAGTGATTGCGCCCGAGATCGTGATGAGCAATGGTCAGCTGATAGGCAGCCTGGCCGATGCGCGACTGCCTGCGCTGGCCGCTTCTGTGGTGTATTTTTTTTACAAGCGCAGTATTCTCGGAACCATCGCACTGGGCATGGCGATCTACCTGCCGCTGCATATCGGCATGGGCTGGTAG
- a CDS encoding phosphoglycerate kinase has protein sequence MNIIRFSDLCAQGKAQGQRVFIRADLNVPLNDAGEITEDTRVRASVPAIEMALKAGAAVMVTSHLGRPTEGEFKPQDSLAPVAKRLSELLGRDVPLVADWVDGVQIAPGQVVLLENCRVNVGEKKNKPELAQKLAKLCDIFVNDAFGTAHRAEGTTYGIAEYAPIACAGPLLSAEIDALNKALAAPARPLAAIVAGSKVSTKLTILKSLADKVDQLIVGGGIANTFMLAAGLKIGKSLAEPDLVADAKAVIDAMAARGANVPVPTDVVTAKTFAADAVATVKKASEVADDDMILDIGPETAALLAEQLKKAGTIVWNGPVGVFEFDQFANGTKVIAQAIAESPAFSIAGGGDTLAAIAKYGIEKDVGYISTGGGAFLEVLEGKKLPAFEILEKRANG, from the coding sequence ATGAACATCATCCGCTTCTCCGATCTGTGCGCTCAGGGCAAGGCCCAGGGTCAACGTGTTTTCATCCGTGCCGACCTGAACGTGCCGCTGAACGACGCAGGTGAAATCACCGAAGACACGCGTGTGCGCGCTTCCGTGCCGGCCATCGAGATGGCGCTGAAGGCTGGCGCTGCGGTGATGGTCACCAGCCACCTGGGCCGCCCCACCGAAGGTGAATTCAAACCCCAGGATTCGCTGGCTCCCGTGGCCAAGCGTCTGTCCGAGCTGCTGGGCCGCGATGTGCCCCTGGTGGCCGACTGGGTGGACGGCGTGCAGATTGCCCCCGGCCAGGTCGTGCTGCTGGAGAACTGCCGTGTCAACGTGGGCGAGAAGAAGAACAAGCCCGAGCTGGCCCAGAAGCTGGCCAAGCTCTGCGACATCTTTGTGAACGATGCCTTCGGCACCGCGCACCGCGCCGAAGGCACGACCTACGGCATCGCCGAATACGCCCCCATCGCCTGCGCGGGCCCGCTGCTGTCGGCCGAGATCGACGCGCTGAACAAGGCCCTGGCCGCGCCTGCACGCCCCCTGGCCGCCATCGTCGCCGGCTCCAAGGTGTCCACCAAGCTGACCATTCTCAAGAGCCTGGCCGACAAGGTGGACCAGCTCATCGTGGGCGGCGGCATTGCCAACACCTTCATGCTGGCTGCCGGCCTGAAGATCGGCAAGTCGCTGGCCGAGCCCGATCTGGTGGCAGATGCCAAGGCCGTGATCGACGCCATGGCTGCCCGTGGCGCCAATGTGCCCGTGCCCACTGACGTGGTGACTGCCAAGACCTTTGCTGCCGACGCCGTGGCCACCGTCAAGAAAGCCTCCGAAGTGGCGGACGACGACATGATTCTGGACATCGGTCCGGAAACCGCAGCCCTGCTGGCCGAGCAGCTCAAAAAGGCCGGCACCATTGTCTGGAACGGCCCCGTGGGCGTGTTCGAGTTCGATCAGTTTGCCAATGGCACCAAGGTCATCGCCCAGGCGATTGCCGAGTCCCCTGCCTTCAGCATTGCCGGCGGTGGCGACACCCTGGCCGCCATTGCCAAGTACGGCATCGAAAAGGACGTGGGCTACATCTCCACCGGCGGCGGTGCCTTCCTGGAAGTGCTGGAAGGCAAGAAGCTGCCCGCCTTCGAAATCCTGGAAAAGCGCGCCAACGGCTGA
- the def gene encoding peptide deformylase has translation MAILPILCYPDPRLHKVAKPVAQVDERIQTLVKDMLETMYDAQGIGLAATQIDVHERVIVIDVSEERNEPMALINPEILWASDETQLGEEGCLSVPGIYDGVERSIAVKVKALDENGNSREIDAEGMLAICIQHEMDHLLGKVFVEYLSPLKRNRIKTKLVKAQKQALRA, from the coding sequence ATGGCCATTCTTCCCATCCTCTGCTATCCCGATCCCCGTCTTCACAAGGTTGCCAAGCCCGTGGCGCAGGTGGATGAGCGCATCCAGACCCTGGTGAAAGACATGCTCGAGACCATGTACGACGCCCAGGGCATCGGCCTGGCCGCGACGCAGATCGATGTGCATGAGCGGGTCATCGTGATCGACGTGTCCGAGGAGCGCAACGAGCCCATGGCGCTGATCAATCCCGAGATCCTCTGGGCCAGCGACGAAACGCAGCTGGGTGAAGAAGGCTGCCTGTCCGTGCCCGGCATCTACGACGGGGTGGAGCGCTCCATTGCCGTCAAGGTCAAGGCCCTCGACGAGAATGGCAACAGCCGCGAGATCGACGCAGAAGGCATGCTGGCCATCTGCATCCAGCACGAGATGGATCACCTGCTGGGCAAGGTGTTTGTCGAATACCTCTCGCCGCTGAAACGCAACCGCATCAAGACCAAGCTGGTCAAGGCCCAGAAGCAGGCCCTGCGGGCCTGA
- a CDS encoding LysM peptidoglycan-binding domain-containing protein has protein sequence MTAFATARALSIGATLLAALTSVHAQSYPVTATQRSTAQQVAQQGIPEHELAPNAPAQYTVKRGDTLWGISGLYLRQPWRWPDLWGMNLSSIANPHLIYPGQVLYLVRSNGYARLSTTAPNGDPEVVRVSPQTRESSLNDLALPTLPPHLIEPFLAEPLVVDSQALAQAPRIIATQDKRVLMANGDRAYVRNSGGALITTGKGQPASYRIFRDATPLKDPVTGEILGYEAKYLGSATVARGETLLASEPGQPAQTAPGTVDIIRSKNEIRAGDRLLPSPEQQYLSYVPHAPRQAVDAAVVSIYGDSVGYNAAQNQVIAINKGARDGMDIGAVLELVSKGNVIVDKTSPSRDRVKLPDEANGYAMVFKVFDRVSYALITTAQRGVNVGDGLQSPLP, from the coding sequence ATGACCGCATTTGCCACTGCACGCGCCCTGAGCATCGGTGCCACATTGCTTGCAGCCCTGACTTCGGTCCACGCCCAGAGCTATCCTGTGACCGCCACCCAGCGCTCCACCGCACAGCAAGTCGCTCAGCAAGGCATCCCCGAACACGAACTGGCGCCCAACGCTCCCGCGCAATACACCGTCAAGCGCGGCGACACGCTGTGGGGCATTTCGGGCCTGTATCTGCGCCAGCCCTGGCGCTGGCCCGACCTCTGGGGTATGAACCTCTCCAGCATCGCCAACCCGCATCTGATCTACCCCGGCCAGGTGCTGTATCTGGTGCGCAGCAACGGCTATGCCCGTCTGTCGACCACGGCCCCCAACGGCGATCCCGAAGTGGTGCGCGTGTCACCCCAGACACGTGAATCCTCACTGAACGATCTGGCCCTGCCCACGCTGCCGCCGCACCTGATCGAGCCCTTCCTGGCCGAGCCACTGGTCGTGGACAGCCAGGCACTGGCACAGGCGCCGCGCATCATCGCCACCCAGGACAAGCGCGTGCTCATGGCCAATGGCGATCGCGCCTATGTGCGCAACTCCGGCGGTGCGCTGATCACCACCGGCAAGGGACAGCCCGCGAGCTACCGCATCTTCCGCGATGCCACGCCTCTCAAGGACCCCGTCACCGGGGAAATCCTGGGCTACGAAGCCAAGTACCTGGGCAGTGCCACCGTGGCGCGTGGCGAGACCTTGCTGGCATCCGAGCCAGGCCAGCCCGCACAGACGGCGCCCGGCACGGTGGACATCATCCGCTCCAAGAACGAAATCCGCGCCGGCGACCGTCTGCTGCCCTCGCCCGAGCAGCAATACCTGAGCTATGTGCCCCATGCACCGCGCCAGGCGGTGGACGCCGCCGTGGTCTCCATCTACGGCGACTCGGTAGGCTATAACGCGGCCCAGAATCAGGTCATTGCCATCAACAAGGGGGCCCGGGACGGCATGGACATCGGCGCGGTGCTGGAACTCGTCAGCAAGGGCAATGTCATCGTGGACAAGACCAGCCCCAGTCGTGACCGCGTGAAGCTGCCCGACGAGGCCAATGGCTATGCCATGGTCTTCAAGGTGTTTGACCGGGTTTCCTACGCGCTCATCACCACGGCCCAACGCGGAGTGAATGTGGGCGACGGCCTGCAGTCGCCTCTGCCCTGA
- a CDS encoding KdsC family phosphatase, whose protein sequence is MNRPALTPSQQWDPQLLLKAQGIRVVFFDVDGVLTDGGLYFSGEGEVLKRFHTLDGHGLKMLQKAGITPAVVTGRDSAPLRLRLKQLGIEHARFGTEDKVPAAESILAELGLHWEQAGAMGDDWPDLPVMRRSHFACAPANAHDEALHVADWVSARHGGEGAVRQFCDLLLAANGAYAALLAGYGT, encoded by the coding sequence ATGAACCGACCTGCTCTGACACCCAGCCAGCAATGGGATCCACAGTTGTTGCTCAAGGCCCAGGGAATTCGCGTGGTCTTCTTCGATGTGGACGGCGTTCTGACCGATGGCGGTCTTTACTTCTCGGGCGAGGGTGAAGTCCTCAAGCGCTTCCACACGCTGGATGGCCATGGCCTGAAAATGCTGCAAAAGGCCGGCATCACGCCGGCCGTGGTGACAGGACGCGACTCCGCTCCGCTGCGTTTGCGCCTGAAGCAGCTGGGCATTGAGCATGCGCGCTTTGGCACCGAGGACAAGGTGCCTGCTGCCGAGTCCATCCTGGCGGAACTGGGGCTGCACTGGGAGCAGGCGGGCGCCATGGGGGACGACTGGCCCGACCTGCCCGTCATGCGTCGCAGCCACTTTGCCTGCGCCCCGGCCAATGCGCATGACGAGGCTCTGCATGTGGCGGACTGGGTCAGTGCCAGGCATGGCGGGGAGGGCGCGGTGCGGCAGTTCTGCGATCTGCTGCTGGCCGCCAATGGCGCTTATGCCGCGCTGCTTGCGGGGTATGGCACATGA
- a CDS encoding KpsF/GutQ family sugar-phosphate isomerase has protein sequence MNSDAANSRLIDAPRALNLARAALDIEAAALRSMSERLNGAFTAVVQRILQLPGRVVVMGMGKSGHVGRKVAATLASTGTPAFFVHPAEASHGDLGMLTQDDLVLALSNSGETDELTGVLPAIKRMGVPLVAVTGGLSSTLAKHADWVLDTRVDKEACPLNLAPTASTTAQLAMGDALAVALLDARGFGAEDFARSHPGGALGRRLLTHVRDVMRRGADVPQVVQDVSSVELMREMSAKGLGCSAVVNAGGELVGIFTDGDLRRCVEAGVDLRSRVASDVMHPRPLTIKPDLLAVAAARMMEEHGITAVLVTDDSQHLQGVVHIRDLMRAKVI, from the coding sequence ATGAATTCTGATGCTGCCAATTCGCGTCTGATCGACGCACCGCGAGCCTTGAACCTGGCCCGCGCGGCCCTGGATATCGAGGCCGCCGCCCTGCGTTCCATGTCCGAACGCCTCAATGGCGCGTTCACGGCCGTGGTGCAGCGCATTTTGCAGCTGCCGGGCCGGGTGGTGGTCATGGGCATGGGCAAAAGCGGGCATGTGGGCCGCAAGGTGGCCGCGACTCTGGCGTCCACCGGGACTCCCGCCTTTTTCGTGCATCCTGCTGAGGCCAGTCACGGCGACCTGGGCATGCTGACGCAGGATGATCTGGTGCTGGCCTTGTCCAATAGCGGTGAGACCGACGAGCTGACCGGCGTGTTGCCCGCCATCAAGCGCATGGGCGTGCCGCTGGTGGCCGTGACCGGCGGGCTGAGCTCGACACTGGCCAAGCATGCAGACTGGGTGCTGGATACACGCGTCGACAAGGAAGCCTGTCCTCTGAATCTGGCGCCCACTGCGAGTACGACCGCCCAGCTGGCCATGGGGGATGCGCTGGCAGTGGCCTTGCTCGACGCCCGTGGCTTTGGCGCCGAGGATTTTGCGCGCTCGCATCCCGGAGGAGCGCTGGGTCGGCGCCTGCTGACCCATGTGCGCGACGTGATGCGCCGTGGTGCCGATGTGCCCCAGGTGGTCCAGGATGTGAGCAGTGTGGAGCTGATGCGCGAGATGAGCGCCAAGGGCCTTGGCTGCTCCGCCGTGGTCAACGCCGGCGGTGAGCTGGTGGGCATTTTCACCGACGGAGACTTGCGCCGCTGCGTGGAAGCCGGCGTGGATCTGCGCAGCCGTGTGGCCAGCGATGTCATGCACCCCAGGCCTCTGACGATCAAGCCTGACTTGCTGGCGGTGGCCGCGGCCCGCATGATGGAAGAGCATGGCATTACCGCTGTGCTGGTGACCGATGACAGCCAGCACCTGCAGGGTGTGGTGCATATCCGCGACCTGATGCGCGCCAAGGTGATCTGA
- a CDS encoding AzlC family ABC transporter permease, whose amino-acid sequence MTDMAITLGQRAKSIVRDPFFWVGSKEMGGTALGIAAWGLVTGVAMVKSGLSVPLALFMGLSVYAGSAQLAVLPLMAVGAPLWVVWFTAICVNLRFVILSSMWRSYFAHLSLRHRLAVAYFSGDVIFVNFMRRYPEARPQPEQLPYFWGAALTNWLAWQIPSTLGIFLADQIPLSWGLGFAGVLALLGVLLSMLKDRATWVASIVACTAAVAAFALPLKLNILVAIAAAVAAGLMAEQLQKQASQLSAAKDEEERS is encoded by the coding sequence ATGACGGATATGGCGATCACGCTGGGTCAGCGTGCGAAATCGATAGTCAGGGATCCGTTTTTCTGGGTCGGTTCCAAAGAAATGGGGGGCACAGCCCTGGGTATCGCCGCCTGGGGGCTGGTGACCGGTGTGGCCATGGTCAAGAGCGGTCTTTCCGTGCCTCTGGCGCTGTTCATGGGCCTGAGCGTCTATGCGGGCAGCGCCCAGCTGGCCGTGCTGCCGCTGATGGCCGTGGGGGCGCCGCTGTGGGTGGTCTGGTTCACCGCCATCTGCGTGAACCTGCGTTTCGTGATCCTGTCCAGCATGTGGCGCAGCTATTTCGCCCATCTGAGCCTGCGTCACCGCCTGGCGGTCGCCTATTTCAGCGGCGATGTGATTTTCGTGAACTTCATGCGTCGCTACCCCGAGGCCAGGCCGCAGCCCGAGCAGCTGCCCTATTTCTGGGGCGCAGCACTGACCAACTGGCTGGCCTGGCAGATCCCGTCCACGCTGGGCATTTTTCTGGCCGACCAGATTCCCCTGTCCTGGGGTCTGGGCTTTGCCGGCGTGCTGGCACTGCTGGGCGTGCTGCTGTCCATGCTCAAGGATCGCGCGACCTGGGTGGCGTCCATCGTGGCCTGCACGGCTGCCGTGGCGGCTTTTGCGCTGCCGCTCAAGCTCAACATCCTGGTGGCGATCGCCGCCGCCGTGGCTGCAGGCCTCATGGCCGAGCAGCTGCAAAAGCAGGCCAGCCAGCTGTCGGCGGCAAAGGATGAGGAGGAACGGTCATGA
- a CDS encoding Crp/Fnr family transcriptional regulator, giving the protein MFASTPQDLSALVQAMTTSVATDTAQNMLSATQWELLAPYLQPINLAASEVLFAEGALDRNLYMVEYGSLSVHYQDSKERIRLALVGPGAIVGEGAFFAHRPRKATVQAAAPSRLWCLTALRYSEIANRQPALALALLTMAGQVLARRAGDSRRRVAST; this is encoded by the coding sequence ATGTTCGCTTCCACACCTCAGGATTTGTCGGCGCTGGTCCAGGCAATGACAACCTCGGTTGCCACCGATACCGCCCAAAACATGCTCAGTGCCACGCAATGGGAGTTGTTGGCGCCGTATCTGCAGCCGATCAACCTGGCGGCCAGCGAAGTGTTGTTTGCCGAAGGGGCACTGGACCGCAATCTGTACATGGTGGAGTACGGCTCGCTGAGCGTGCATTACCAGGATTCGAAGGAAAGAATCCGCCTGGCCTTGGTGGGGCCGGGGGCGATTGTGGGGGAGGGCGCCTTCTTCGCCCATAGGCCACGCAAGGCCACGGTCCAGGCCGCAGCGCCCAGCCGTCTATGGTGTCTGACTGCGCTGCGTTATTCGGAAATTGCAAATCGCCAGCCTGCGCTGGCCCTGGCGCTGCTGACCATGGCAGGTCAGGTACTGGCGCGCCGTGCAGGGGACAGTCGCCGCCGGGTGGCGAGCACCTGA
- the lptC gene encoding LPS export ABC transporter periplasmic protein LptC: protein MSGQWRRVGDKASMYLPVLIMGLLALGTWWLVRNAPKPLSSGTERAVRHDPDYFLKDFVIKNFEASGRLKSRLNGTTGEHFPDTDTLEIQDARMLSFTPDGRKTIGSSNRALSNGDGSEIQMFGQAVITREPVPATATQKALPGMKLESEFLQLWPNEERASTNKPVVMTRGSDKFTGDSMQYGHLDQILQMQGRVKGIIQPSQKP, encoded by the coding sequence ATGAGCGGGCAATGGCGCCGTGTCGGCGATAAGGCCTCGATGTACCTGCCCGTGCTCATCATGGGCCTGCTGGCATTGGGAACCTGGTGGCTGGTGCGCAATGCCCCCAAGCCGCTTTCCAGTGGCACGGAGAGAGCCGTACGGCACGATCCGGACTATTTCCTCAAGGACTTTGTCATCAAGAACTTCGAGGCGTCGGGGCGTCTCAAAAGCCGTCTGAATGGCACGACGGGTGAACATTTCCCCGATACCGATACGCTGGAAATCCAGGATGCGCGCATGCTGAGCTTTACACCGGACGGGCGCAAGACTATTGGCAGTTCCAACCGCGCCCTGAGCAATGGCGACGGCTCGGAAATCCAGATGTTCGGGCAGGCCGTCATCACGCGCGAGCCCGTGCCTGCCACTGCGACCCAGAAGGCCTTGCCGGGCATGAAGCTGGAGAGCGAGTTTCTGCAGCTCTGGCCCAACGAAGAGCGCGCCAGCACCAACAAGCCGGTAGTCATGACCCGTGGCAGCGACAAATTTACCGGTGACAGCATGCAGTACGGGCATCTTGATCAGATTCTGCAGATGCAGGGGCGGGTCAAGGGCATCATCCAGCCCAGCCAGAAGCCATAA
- the dprA gene encoding DNA-processing protein DprA, with translation MVPTASQDAHHAWPDAETLAWLRLLLTPGLGRTTARRLLTRAGSAEAVWRLPPSIWAECASQAQIKAGSEPPADWEQHCSALASWLASPAPGLLHTVIHLGHPQYPDCLLQTEDPPLLLFVQGSATLLVSARPWFPYPCTLAMVGSRNPSAQGLINARSMAQALAEQGLCIVSGLARGIDAAAHEGALQARSGTHPCTIAVVGTGLDQVYPRAHARLAQQIALHGLVISEYPLGSGPLAQHFPQRNRIISGLSQGTLVVEAALQSGSLITARLASEQGREVFAIPGSIHAPQSKGCHALIRQGAKLVETADNVLEELQGLEPAPIQAEQAQEATGNKTSISEHPLLQALGHDPMTLESLSDRTGWDAAHLQAQLMELEFDGLVARLPGGLYQRLTQG, from the coding sequence ATGGTGCCCACCGCCTCCCAAGATGCGCACCATGCCTGGCCCGATGCCGAGACCCTGGCCTGGCTGCGCCTGCTCTTGACGCCCGGCCTGGGGCGCACCACGGCACGCCGGCTGCTGACCAGGGCCGGCAGTGCCGAGGCGGTCTGGCGGCTGCCGCCGTCCATCTGGGCGGAATGTGCCAGCCAGGCCCAGATCAAGGCCGGATCCGAACCTCCCGCCGACTGGGAACAGCATTGCAGCGCACTGGCCAGCTGGCTGGCCTCCCCCGCGCCGGGGCTGCTGCACACCGTGATCCATCTGGGCCACCCCCAATATCCTGACTGCCTGCTGCAGACCGAAGATCCGCCCCTGCTGCTGTTTGTCCAGGGATCGGCGACCTTGCTGGTATCTGCCCGGCCCTGGTTTCCCTATCCTTGCACCCTGGCCATGGTGGGCAGCCGCAATCCCTCGGCCCAGGGCCTCATCAATGCACGCAGCATGGCGCAGGCACTGGCCGAACAAGGCCTGTGCATTGTCTCGGGTCTGGCACGCGGCATCGATGCAGCCGCCCATGAGGGAGCGCTTCAAGCCCGTTCAGGCACACACCCCTGCACGATTGCCGTGGTCGGCACCGGGCTGGATCAGGTCTATCCGCGCGCTCACGCCAGACTGGCGCAGCAAATTGCGCTACACGGCTTGGTCATCAGCGAATACCCGCTGGGCAGCGGTCCCCTTGCCCAGCATTTTCCGCAGCGCAACCGCATCATTTCGGGCCTGTCGCAAGGCACGCTGGTGGTGGAGGCCGCCCTGCAGTCGGGCTCGCTGATCACGGCCCGACTGGCCAGCGAACAGGGGCGTGAAGTCTTTGCCATTCCAGGCTCCATCCACGCACCGCAGTCCAAGGGCTGCCATGCGCTGATACGCCAGGGAGCCAAGCTGGTGGAAACTGCCGACAACGTGCTCGAAGAGCTTCAGGGGCTGGAACCCGCTCCAATCCAAGCTGAACAGGCGCAGGAAGCCACCGGAAATAAGACATCCATATCCGAGCACCCGCTGCTGCAGGCGCTGGGCCATGATCCCATGACGCTGGAGTCCTTGAGCGATCGCACGGGCTGGGATGCCGCCCATCTTCAGGCGCAGCTGATGGAGCTGGAGTTCGACGGCCTGGTCGCGCGCCTGCCGGGCGGCCTGTACCAGCGACTCACACAAGGCTGA
- the fmt gene encoding methionyl-tRNA formyltransferase: MKVIFAGTPEFARVALESLLAAGFEVPLVLTQPDRPAGRGMKLQASPVKQCALEHGIAVAQPLSLRLDGKYPEDAAAAKAAIEAAQADVMVVAAYGLILPQWVLDTPRLGCLNIHASLLPRWRGAAPIHRAIEAGDAETGVTIMQMDAGLDTGDMCVIERLPIAAHDTTASLHDKLATLGGRLIVEALEMAACGGLPRTPQPAAGVTYAHKIEKSESLIDWRESAEVIARRLRAFNPFPGGATSLGSEAIKVWEAGAEEGSGAPGMVLSADAQGVRVACGSGVLNMTLLQRAGGKRLAASDFLRGFALPAGALLGEGAGEV; encoded by the coding sequence ATGAAAGTCATTTTTGCGGGTACGCCCGAATTTGCGCGCGTGGCCCTGGAGAGTCTGCTGGCCGCAGGTTTTGAAGTTCCGCTGGTGCTGACCCAGCCGGACCGTCCCGCCGGGCGCGGCATGAAGCTGCAAGCCTCTCCCGTCAAGCAGTGCGCTTTGGAGCATGGCATTGCCGTGGCTCAGCCGTTGAGTCTGCGTCTGGACGGCAAATATCCCGAAGACGCCGCTGCCGCCAAGGCCGCGATCGAGGCCGCTCAGGCCGATGTGATGGTGGTGGCGGCCTATGGACTGATTCTGCCGCAATGGGTGCTCGATACACCGCGCCTGGGCTGCCTGAACATCCATGCCAGCCTGCTGCCGCGCTGGCGCGGTGCAGCGCCGATTCATCGTGCCATCGAGGCCGGGGATGCCGAGACCGGCGTCACCATCATGCAGATGGATGCCGGTCTGGATACCGGCGATATGTGCGTGATCGAGCGTCTGCCGATTGCTGCGCATGACACCACGGCCAGCCTGCACGACAAGCTGGCCACGCTGGGTGGTCGCCTGATCGTGGAAGCACTGGAAATGGCGGCCTGCGGCGGCCTGCCGCGCACGCCCCAGCCTGCCGCTGGCGTGACCTATGCCCACAAGATCGAGAAGTCGGAGAGCCTGATCGACTGGCGCGAAAGCGCCGAAGTCATCGCACGCCGCCTGCGTGCCTTCAACCCCTTCCCAGGCGGCGCCACCAGCCTGGGCAGCGAAGCCATCAAGGTCTGGGAGGCCGGGGCCGAGGAAGGCTCCGGTGCCCCCGGCATGGTGCTGTCGGCCGACGCTCAGGGGGTGCGCGTGGCTTGCGGCAGCGGCGTGCTCAATATGACGCTGTTGCAGCGCGCGGGTGGCAAGCGCCTGGCCGCCAGCGATTTTCTGCGCGGTTTCGCGCTCCCGGCTGGGGCGCTACTGGGAGAGGGCGCTGGCGAGGTATGA